One genomic region from Biomphalaria glabrata chromosome 7, xgBioGlab47.1, whole genome shotgun sequence encodes:
- the LOC129927335 gene encoding uncharacterized protein LOC129927335, whose protein sequence is MTTNITVSPVLVSIPRYDGLMSSEATTLTTLILNYINLSVAAIGVATNVINVLVFTRAGPGVNATSTSFLALSLSDLCFLLLVSVFIVLRILNKLIQTPGIPLTYLSFTVVTYWHYAYNTSVLITTYTAVQKACCVAIPLTFKNIFTVKRTIWILILIVFGLLAFYLPLMSTMSITQTVVSGTNKTVYIFSYAPKSITSTFDMTLQNILPTLTLAVVMLCLMVLVVKLRQASTLRKSMTATEEDEEVGKGKSKDGSAFNAREIKVIQAVSAVSLMFVVCNLPPILVTYATFIEPEFNDYRYYGNLYSVVGSARITLQIICATVNIFVYYYFNSGYRASLLASFCINKSRG, encoded by the exons ATGACAACTAACATAACAGTTAGTCCGGTGTTAGTTTCTATCCCTAGGTACGACGGACTCATGTCGTCAGAGGCCACAACGCTGACCACCTTAATACTCAACTACATCAACCTGTCCGTCGCAGCAATCGGCGTGGCCACTAACGTCATCAATGTGTTGGTCTTCACGAGGGCAGGGCCTGGCGTCAACGCCACGTCCACCAGCTTTCTGGCCCTCAGCCTCTCGGACTTGTGCTTCTTGTTGCTCGTGTCCGTGTTCATTGTGCTGCGCATCCTCAACAAGCTGATCCAGACTCCGGGGATACCCTTGACCTATCTCAGCTTCACTGTGGTGACCTACTGGCACTACGCCTACAACACGTCCGTTCTCATCACTACCTACACGGCTGTCCAGAAAGCATGCTGCGTGGCCATACCGCTCACCTTTAAG AACATATTTACAGTGAAGCGAACGATTTGGATACTTATACTTATCGTCTTTGGGCTTCTGGCTTTCTATCTGCCTCTGATGTCCACAATGTCAATCACACAAACTGTGGTCTCTGGTACCAACAAGACAGTCTACATCTTCAGCTACGCCCCCAAGAGCATCACCAGCACCTTCGACATGACTCTGCAGAACATCCTGCCGACCCTGACCTTGGCCGTGGTGATGCTATGTCTTATGGTCCTTGTGGTCAAGCTGAGGCAAGCCTCGACCCTGCGCAAGTCCATGACGGCCACGGAAGAAGATGAGGAAGTAGGGAAAGGAAAATCGAAAGATGGGTCGGCCTTCAACGCCAGGGAGATCAAGGTCATCCAGGCGGTGTCCGCCGTGTCCTTGATGTTCGTCGTCTGCAACCTGCCGCCCATCCTGGTGACGTACGCCACGTTCATCGAGCCGGAGTTCAACGACTACCGTTACTATGGCAACCTGTACTCGGTGGTGGGGTCAGCTAGGATCACATTACAAATTATCTGCGCCACGGTCAATATATTTGTGTACTACTACTTCAACTCCGGGTACAGGGCATCCCTCCTGGCATCCTTTTGTATCAACAAGTCTAGAGGCTAA